The following nucleotide sequence is from Aspergillus nidulans FGSC A4 chromosome I.
GAATTGTGCCAGTGTTATGGAAAATCACGCCCCTTTTCGCCTCCTGGGTCTCGAACACAACCAATCCGTTCTGGACAGACAACGTCCTCACGTCCGCTTCGACAATTGTCGAGTTGGGATGCGGGATATCCGCCCTTACAGCGCTTGCGCTCTCGCCTCTCCTTGAACCTGAAAGCAACGGGGATGGGCATTATATCGCCACCGACCAGGAATATGTTCATCGGCTCTTCCGGCAGAATTTGCAGAGTAATCCTCCAAAACCTCAACGGACCCAGGCTTCATCGAATCAAGGTaggaaggggaagagaggaCAGAAGGCTTCAGCGTCATCGTCAATTCAGGGCGATACCGCCCACTCGCATTCGAACATCACGTTCACGGCCCTGGATTGGGAGACCGATCACCCAGAGACACTGAAGGCGCAGGTTGTCCGGGAGGGAGGACAACAGGAGGAAACGGACGATCCTGGCTTTGACCTCCTACTCTCCTGCGACTGTATCTATAACGAAGCACTGATTGCCCCGTATGTGCGCACGTGTGCCGAGATTGCGCGGCTAAGACCTTCTCCGTCAACGTCCACGGGGATTGGGACTGCGCGGAAGCCAACGGTATGCGTCGtcgcacagcagcagcgttCACCTGATGTGTTTGAGGCGTGGCTGCGGGAGACGATGCGGTATTTCAGGGTTTACAGACTTAATGACGATGTCCTCGGGGAGAGTTTGGGCGTGGGTAGTGGGTATTTGGTGCATGGGCTTGTTTTAAAAGATTAAGATACCCGTAATTCATCAAGTATATGATGCATTATCTTTCGGACAGCAGAGCATCGCTCAGTTACAGCATGGAACGGAATGGGCGTCTATAAACATTATTTATTAAAGATGGAAGCTACTTAGGAGATCCACCTGGTATACCGTAACAATAGGGTATGTACTATCGACACAGAAGCCCAGCATGCTCACGCTCCGTTCAACTCAGCCCAGCAAGATAATGCAAAGTCGACAACAATGCAACGCAACGCAATGCAACCGTCAAGTTAGACAAACAGGTGTTTCACGTATGTATGTATAGATAGTGCCGTAT
It contains:
- a CDS encoding S-adenosylmethionine-dependent RMK5p-like methyltransferase (transcript_id=CADANIAT00007006) — encoded protein: MGDLISFLSTIGQEVEDADEESFLLFSQDIPSSNLGFVDSKASTVQITVHEREYTVHQSPTLLSSSRAGGTTGAVLWKITPLFASWVSNTTNPFWTDNVLTSASTIVELGCGISALTALALSPLLEPESNGDGHYIATDQEYVHRLFRQNLQSNPPKPQRTQASSNQGRKGKRGQKASASSSIQGDTAHSHSNITFTALDWETDHPETLKAQVVREGGQQEETDDPGFDLLLSCDCIYNEALIAPYVRTCAEIARLRPSPSTSTGIGTARKPTVCVVAQQQRSPDVFEAWLRETMRYFRVYRLNDDVLGESLGVGSGYLVHGLVLKD